The genomic region GAATCCATCTGGAAGTATAGCTCTGAGGACGAAAACCCCGGCAATAAGTACAGCATTAAGTATATAAAACTTGGGCTGCCTTCTTTTATGCTTGGTGACAACATAGAACTGGCCGACACCCCGGGACTCGATGCTTACGGGCTTAAAGAGCATGAGGACCTGACATTAAGAGAGTTTCTGCCGCAGGCTGATTTAATCATATACTTGTCTTCAATCAGAAGCCCGATGAAAGAAGCGGACAGAAAGATACTGAACAAAATAATGGATGCCGACCAGAAAATCATATTCGTTCAAACATGCAAGGGGGCGGTAGTTGACAGCTCGTTGGGCAGAGACGCCTCAGATACAATTGAGTCACGTCTGGATAGTTTTAAAGAGGACTTTGAAAAGCTCATACGGCCATACGCAAGTTTGAAGGACGCTCCCATTGCTCAGGTTGAGACCACCACCGCCACTCAGTATTTTAAAAATAAGGATAATGCCGTATGGGCGGAGTCGGGCTTTGAGGAATTGATATACATTATTAAGGCGGTGGCAAAGCAGCTCCAGTACGAATATACGATAAGAAACCTCAGAAAAGTAGTGGATGAGGTAAATGCCCTTATTGCTTTGGTGCTAGGGGTTGGAAAAGCGGAAGCGGAGAAAAAAACCAGTATTGAAGAGCAAATCAAAAAGCTCGATAAATATAAAAAGTACTATGAGCGGATTAAACACACAAAAGAGCAGGTGGTTACTATCTGGAGCCAAAAGATGGATTATAACAGCTTATATACTGTTTATGAGCGTGAACTATCCAGAATGTTTGCATCCCGTTATGACTTCAATTATTTGCGCGATACCGAGTTTACCATGAAAACAAATGAAATCGGTGAAAAGATGTATGAAATCAAGGCCAGCATGTTGGATAATCTCGATAATGCAAGAAATAAATTCAAAGAGTACTTTGACGACCTCGGCCTTGACGTAAGGCGTACGGATATTCAAAACACAACAGTAAAGAGCTTCTTTTTGCCGAATATGAAAAAGAGACGTGTCTCTGAAGCTGTCGGGTCCTCGGCAAAGTCCTTATTAAGCAAAAGTGGTGAGAGTGCGCCGGAGTATATAGATAAGTCTCAGTTTATAAAGGATCTGAAAGGCTCTATGGAGATGTTTTTTATGCCGCTTATAGAGCATCTGCAGTGGTGGGACAAAACCGTTACAACATCGTTTGTCGAGCCGCTTACTAAAAAAATCAGCAGCATAGAAGACGACATTACAAACATCGATAAGGTTAGTGATTTTGATAAAGAACAGTACAGAAAACTAATGGAGATAAGCAAAGCTCTGCATAGCAAAGTCAGAGAGGTTGCAGACCTTTGCAGCATGGAGTTTATAGAGCAGGCTTTTCCGGTCTATACTAAAAAAACATATACCCGTGAAAAGAACTTAGTCTTTACCAACCTGTTTTTGCAGATGTGTAACCGCTTTTATGAGTCCATGTTTCATAATTACTACTTTAAGAAGATATCCGGGCTGTCGGCAAACGACAAAAAAACAATTATCTTGACAGACCAGAGCTTTGCACAACATGTTAATTTCCTCAGCAGGCTGTTACGGATTGAGCCTGAGGATGCCGGGCGTTTGCGTAACCTCACAGTGCCCTATGTGCTTAATCCGCAAAATCCTGTTACAGACATAGACAGCTTGACTATAAAAGGGGAATTTTCGGATAGTCTGACTTTTTTTGTAATTGGAAATAATGAGAAATCATTGTCATTTATAAAATCCGGTAGTCTTTTTGAACAGGCGGATGTAATTCAGGTAATGATAGACGACCTGCACAGGGTCGGCTCCGCCCTGGTGGATTTAGTGGAGAGAAATCAGTTTTTTGACTTCTTTAAGACACATAAAAATAAACTGCTCATGACCTACTCAGGAGGTGCGTATTTTCAAAAAAACCGGCTTCACATTATGGTAGTGGAGGCAATAGCCGAGATCAATAAAATATTTGGCAATACGGATATTCATTGGTTTATATATGAGGGTTACGAGATCAGGTATAATTATTTTTACGAAATAGCCGGAGGGATGACGCCTGAGAGTTCAGAGCCGGAGGATTGTCTTAAAATATGGAAAAATCAATGTCTGCCGCTGGATGAACCATTTACAGAGGACATCCTGCTGGAGCAGTTTGCGGAGCTTTCCTCAGCCATATGATGAAATATGGCAGCATTGCTCCTGACTCAAAGGTGCTTCTGTCAGAGGGTACAGAAGTGCAGTTAAGCCGGTTGTGGCTTCAGGGCACAATAGTGCTTGTGTTTTTGCGGCATTTCGGATGACCGTTTTGCAAGGAACAGGCTGTGCAGTTGCACAGAGAAAGGCGGCACTTTGATGCTCTTGGCATTAACATAATACTTGTTGGCATGGGCACACTCAAGCAGGCGGAGTTGTTCCGTAAGGTCCACGGCATTACATTTACGATAATATGCGACCCTCATAAGAATCTCTACAGGGCGTATCAGCTCCACAGCGCAGGCGTAACCGGCATTGTATCTCCAAGGGTATTAATAAGCGGCCTGAGGGCCTTAGGAAAAGGACATCTTCCCGGAGTGCCCGCAGGGGATGTCCTTCAACTCTCAGGAGTGTTCATAATAGACGTTAACGCCGTCATAAGATATGCACACTACTCAAAAAATATTGCAGACCACCCCTCTGCAGGTGAACTCCTGCGTGATATTTACAGACTGGGTATCCACAGTGGTGGCGCAGAGTGAAATAAAGGGGTCAAGGGGGTTGCGCTCCCTTGTGAGAGGGGATTTTAAGCACTCTTTTTTCTCTGTTACATGAAAAAGAAAATCATAATTATAGGAGCTGGGCCGGGCGGGTTGGCTACGGCTATGTTGTTGCTTTATAAGGGCTACGATG from Nitrospirae bacterium YQR-1 harbors:
- a CDS encoding redoxin domain-containing protein, which translates into the protein MHRERRHFDALGINIILVGMGTLKQAELFRKVHGITFTIICDPHKNLYRAYQLHSAGVTGIVSPRVLISGLRALGKGHLPGVPAGDVLQLSGVFIIDVNAVIRYAHYSKNIADHPSAGELLRDIYRLGIHSGGAE
- a CDS encoding dynamin family protein; translated protein: MEKEESKIQSFLSETSKIVSDLKALKLDQFTNRIHNLEQNINSFSVHTIKSGLVGITSSGKSSVLNILLGTGTKILKEQSKATTNMLVFCSKASEPTLEIMFEDEKRLKKTGDEVLQESIWKYSSEDENPGNKYSIKYIKLGLPSFMLGDNIELADTPGLDAYGLKEHEDLTLREFLPQADLIIYLSSIRSPMKEADRKILNKIMDADQKIIFVQTCKGAVVDSSLGRDASDTIESRLDSFKEDFEKLIRPYASLKDAPIAQVETTTATQYFKNKDNAVWAESGFEELIYIIKAVAKQLQYEYTIRNLRKVVDEVNALIALVLGVGKAEAEKKTSIEEQIKKLDKYKKYYERIKHTKEQVVTIWSQKMDYNSLYTVYERELSRMFASRYDFNYLRDTEFTMKTNEIGEKMYEIKASMLDNLDNARNKFKEYFDDLGLDVRRTDIQNTTVKSFFLPNMKKRRVSEAVGSSAKSLLSKSGESAPEYIDKSQFIKDLKGSMEMFFMPLIEHLQWWDKTVTTSFVEPLTKKISSIEDDITNIDKVSDFDKEQYRKLMEISKALHSKVREVADLCSMEFIEQAFPVYTKKTYTREKNLVFTNLFLQMCNRFYESMFHNYYFKKISGLSANDKKTIILTDQSFAQHVNFLSRLLRIEPEDAGRLRNLTVPYVLNPQNPVTDIDSLTIKGEFSDSLTFFVIGNNEKSLSFIKSGSLFEQADVIQVMIDDLHRVGSALVDLVERNQFFDFFKTHKNKLLMTYSGGAYFQKNRLHIMVVEAIAEINKIFGNTDIHWFIYEGYEIRYNYFYEIAGGMTPESSEPEDCLKIWKNQCLPLDEPFTEDILLEQFAELSSAI